The following is a genomic window from Elaeis guineensis isolate ETL-2024a chromosome 10, EG11, whole genome shotgun sequence.
CCTGCATTCACCATTTCTTCCATAAGAAACAAAAGGAATTGAATTTGTTCTAAGAATTTCAAAAGAAACAGGATCAAGATTGATGCAACCAAACAGGTCATCTATTTCTGCCTTACAAAGGGCTAATACCTGCTATCTTACCAACATAATTACTCCATTTTCTGACTACCTATCTCCTTTCTTCAACTATTGCAATGGTTTGTAAGTGGCTCCCTGGTTATCTCCATACTTCTTTCTTTGTACTCCAAGCCACACAAAGGAGCTAAGGAGCTTGGACAAAAAGTTAGCACGAAGCATACAATATAGCAAGATATTTTTTAGCAGACAAGTATTTTGGTCCCATATTACTCTGACTGTACTTAAGCATGTTGGTGCTGTTTCTTCTACAATTGCTAAATTACACATTATGACATGTAAATTTCAGAATTCTATAAAGTtcttattttgataaaataaaagaaCTTGCTGCATGATTGCTATCATAACAGAGTCAGCCTACATGTTTCTGgttttccttctttttccatTCCACATCCCTACTTTTCATCTGCATACACTTTCCCAATATCTTATGACTTGTCATCAAATTACAGCTTCAACCCTTCATAAGTTGAAATTTGAACTTTAAAACCaccatttaaatattttttcaaaacatCATAATGTTTCTGATTAGTTATTATATAAGCAATTGGCTGAATAATTTTCCCATACTTACCCAATAATCGAATTATTCACAAACAATCCAATAACTCCAAACTTTACAAACATAACATGGCTATTATCAGCTACTGGAAGTTGTTTATAAATTATAATCTGCTGCCATCGTTCTATTTCCTTCTTCTACATCACAATATCATTCCAACTGCAAAACTTAAACACCCACATCCCGAAGCCAATGGAAAACACGACAGTTCAAATTTTTGATGAACAAATCGACCCAAACTTGTATATTGGTATCAAATTCTAGAATAAATAACGCTAATTAAAGAAATGAATTTTTTGAAGAAATGTAAATTTTGAAGTTGACAAGACCTAACAGAACCAAAACAAAATTCAAAGAAAAATTTGAAAACGCAAAAGAATCCAAGAACGAAAGCCGAAGAGCAAAGGAGAGatgcggagagagagagagagagagagagagagagagagattcaccTCGATCTTCTGCTGCTCGAGATGAGCGGCGAGGATTTCCTCCTACGTCTGAGCGGTCATGgcgaatgggctaagaaaaaccCTCACATAACCCTGAAAGCCCAAAATTGGGAACAAGCAGATTTTTCACTCCCTGAAATACAAATAGTTCGATCGGAGCAGTCCGAAATCGGATGACCCCGAACGGGACCAATCCCAATTTAATTTTTTCCGATCTTTGATAGGGAAAGGCAATAAACACTTACCATCTTttgttaccaaaaaaagaaaaaaacacttACCATCTTTAAATAAAGAAGATTTTCCCGCATGCATATCCCGTTATGTGTCTGAAATTATGTATCGATGCACGTGCGTATAAATTTCCtactttacataaatatttttaaattattttaaattgaatatatatatatatatatatatatatatatatatatatatatatatatatatatatgtatgcgcaCGCACGTGCgtgtatatatataaaattataagcttactatttatatatatatatgtctctataaataatttttttagtatttatatctttataattttattattgataGATATATTTTTactgttgttattattattattattattattactattattattattattattattattattaatgttAGTATTGCTGTGTATGCCTATTTTTATTGAGTTAACCATATACatgcaaaagaaaagaaattataAGTATATAtaggtaaaaataaataatttataaaaatatgcaTACAAATAACATATTTACGAGGATATAcacaaaattttatatatagggATACAcacatatctctctctctctctctctctctctctctctatatatatatatatatatatatatgtgtataaaaataatttataagtaaATATTTATAAACAATAAATTTGAGGACATACATGTAATTTCAGATATTTATACAGATATatgcacaaaaaaaatttaaacaaataATTTATATGTGTCCATTTCCATTAAAAAGTAAAGTTCCATATACAATGAACATATTATGAATCAAGCTATTTAGTTAGCCTCTTTTGAGATATACCTaaagatagaaaataatttttaccttTAGTTCCAAGGATACGGATAAAACTTCATTCTCCAAACATGCTAAGATATAATAGTAATCATTCATGCGAATCATGTGAAAGAAAATGTCTATGATATATTAAGATTACATATTTTTGTGTAACTTAATTGGAGGTACTGTTCCTTTCTCCTTAAAATATGTGAGGGAAAAGCCAATCTGTTAGCAACTATGCTAGTCCCAGTTATTcgaactttcaactttgcccaatATGGTGTGATCAACCAGTTTGCAATTtctattttaatctttttactGATCTGAAAGAGATGCATGACCCTTAAAGAATGGCTCAACTAACACTCAAGTATCTGATTTATTAAACCACTGTTCAGCTACCATAAAATGGCATGTTTAAGTTGATAAGTTTTTGACAGATAACCTCTAtcaaaaagaacaaaaaattgTCAAATAAAATTGCAAATTCTTGcagtaacctttttttttttttttggcagtccattttttgctgggtattttttttattaccaaATTAgttttcttaattattttttgGGAAATTTTTCTCGCTTGCACAAAATTCTAAgttttaaataatggtaaagagagacaataaattttttctataaagATCGTTATAACAAAATAATACTGACCTCTATCTAAATACCATTCTTAATACATTGTAACATAATTAACCCTCCTGCATGCGTTCGTTTTAAACCATGCTTTGGAGAAAAGAgcaaaaattaaatctgagatttttttttttttttttttgaacgagagaaagagagattttgGATAAAGATCAAAGCCACCAAACCAATGCATAGCGAGAAATCTGTGGCCTTGTGAGAAGAGAGATTCCTGTGTTGCTTTCCTACATTCAAGGAAAGAAATATTTTCAAAGGATGTGTTAGACTTTGGTGCTCCCAGCCGTCTAATTCCCAAACCCACACAAATCTATGCTTCCATCTGCCTCCCATTCAAACCCTCCAGCAACTCCTCTTCTCCGATGATGGCTTCTTCCCAGCTCCTCTCCCACCATCTCTACCCCTCTCACCACAATGGATTTAAGCCCCAAAAGCTCTCCAAGAGCGGGCCATGTTACTTCCACCCAAAGACCGCCTTTAAGGGGAGCCCAAATCATAGAATCAAGGCTTCCGGGTCAACATCTGGACGGAAGCAAGTGGAGGTAGCACAAATAATAGCTCTCCTCCGTGTTTTCTTCAtcaattcttgttttttttttcttcctctaatTGGTGTTGTTTTTCTGGTGGgttgtttcgattttttttttttttttttaattccagaTAGTATATGATCCAGATGAGAGGATAAACAAATTGGCAGATGAGGTGGATAAGAACGCCGGCCTCTCGAGGCTCTCTCTCTTTTCGCCTTGTAAGGTAATTAATAATCTTTCAGAAGGCAAAGTTTTGATCTTTGGTGGCGATTTGAGCTGATTGGTGTGGTTTATGGGGCGCAGGTTAATGTGTTTTTGAGGATAACTGGTAAGAGGGAAGACGGGTTTCATGAGTTGGCATCTTTATTTCATGTAAGTTGTTATATTTATGGTTTGTAGGAGTAAAAATTTGGAGGTGATTAGTAGAAAGAGTGATGGATCTTGCTCAGAATTTATAGCTGCGACCATTAGCAAACTATTGGCTTAGCATTTGCTTAAAGGATCGGCTTCTTGGTTGTGAAATTACAACCTAAAAATTGGTATGTTTAATGTTTGTCCATCGTCCTCAGAGAGTATCTGTGTGTGGTGTTTTATCTGATGAAGTTCTCGGTGGGTAAGGTTGGTCGATAGTTTTCGGTTTGTGATGAAATCAGCTATGTAGATCTTGGAGAACCATGTGGTTTTGGTGTTAGTTTTTTTGGTTATGTTTCTTCCTTTGTTACTGTTATTAAGCGCTTCTTCTACCTATCTCATGTTTCATGTCCTACCTTCAGGTAATAAGTTTGGGAGATACAATTAAATTCTCCCTGTCTCCGACTAAGGCTAGAGATCGGCTATCAACTAATGTACCTGGTGTCCCGCTTGATGACAGGAATTTGGTATGTCTGAGAgcgaatttgatttattttatttacttctCATGTATATCGTATCATGCTGCTGGCTGATTTTGCTGCTTCTTAGACTTGactttccttttttttatttggtgATTCCTGATAACAACACAAAGCGTTCTACTTCTTATATAGGCTCTTTCTTTTTCGCCTTGCAGATCATCAAAGCACTTAACCTTTATAGAAAGAAAACAGGCACTGATAACTTCTTCTGGGTAGGCTTTTGTTAGATGAATGCTCTATGCATGAATATAACTTTGCATTCAGATGGCATTCAAATTTACTGTATATTTTTATTGTGCATGTAGATTCATCTTGATAAAAAAGTTCCTACTGGTGCTGGTCTTGGTGGTGGAAGCAGTAATGCTGCAACTGCTTTGTGGGCTGCTAACCAGTTTAGCGGTTGCCTTGCTTCTGAAAAGGAGCTTCAAGAATGGGCTGGTGAGATTGGCTCAGATgttcccttctttttctcaaaTGGAGCAGCATTTTGTACTGGTAGGGGTGAGGTAGGCTTATGACAAAGCATATCTAAGAGAGTCATTTCATTTTTCAAAATGTTCTGCTTAGTTAGCAATATCCAGTGCCTTAAGTCAGCCAATGCCAACGGACAATCTCAATTGGTTTTCCCCCTCTCTAAAACACTTCTGAAATACCTAATATGATTTTTTGGCACTTTATTGTTGGGGTTTAGAATGATCTCAAGCAGTTCATTGTGATACTTGAAAAGAAATATTAGGTAATTGCAACAAATTACTGTCTTCTTCTGTATGTGATTTCCTTGGGGTGCTTCAGTTTTTGTTCATCAAACTGCAGGTACACTTGGTGTTTCTTTCATTCTTGGTGTTTCTTTCAATACTTATACGTTCTAAAATGTCTTTATCATAAGCATTAAGTTAGCAAGAacactttctttttcttccctcaAAACTTGCCAAAACTTTTCCAACAGAGTTAGTCAAACCAAGACATAATCCTGCATTTATTATGGAATAAAACCTCCAATTTGTGCATCTCCTTATATATAATCCCTTATCATTCTTGAAAATTCTGCTTTGCAGATTCATGTCAATAACCCTTTTCATTGATGCACTATCTAAGTGCATAAGGCATATTAATATTTTACAGTGCTTGTGTCAGAAGCTTTTGaacaacctaatctaaataccTGAAAAGATATCATGAGTAACTGTCCCTCCAGGTCAGATGTGAATATTGTTTATTGGATGTCCTATCAAACGTTCAGATGCTAGATATCTGCATCCCAATCTTTAAGTTAACAAGAGATACATAGCCTGTTGATCTATAAAAACTTTATGTTCAGTAGTTTAGATAGTCAGCAAAGTGGTTATTGGGTGTTTGCAATAGCTAATCCTTAGTGGGTTGTAACTGTAGTTAACCATGCAATAATTAAAACCCATATACATATTATTATGCAAATAGATTGAAATAGGAGCATTCATAAATACCTCCTTTAGCTTTTCATGGACATGTGATGATATGTATACTTTATGTCGATATTATGACATCCACCAATGCATAAATTGTTACCTGTATCTCAATCCAGAGCTCTTGATGTTCCCCCATTTTCACCATTTAGATGTGTGCACTATTTTTTTGTTGACTGTGAGAGAATGAGAACTTATCCTTAAAAGTAGAATTTAATCTTTCTTGGAATTTTATCTCCTATCAGGTTGTTCAAGATATTCCAAATCCGTTGCCCTCAGACTTGCCTATGGTTCTTATAAAGCCACAAGAAGCATGCTCAACTGCTGAAGTTTACAGGGTAACGAATAGAAATTTCAATTATTTAATCACTATCTTCTTGTCTTTGTTTTCATAAAGTTCCTTCTGCTGAGATCAATTTCAATTGTGCAGCGACTACGGCTAGATCAAACTAGTTCGGTTGACCCGTTGATTTTGCTTAGGGAAATCACCCAGAATGGGATATCTCAAGATGTTTGTATAAATGATCTAGGTAGTTCTTCGCATCTCAAAGATATATAAATCTTTTTGGTGACATTTGATAAGTTATCCATCAATCCATTTTTGTACTGGTCTATACTCCTCAGAGCCTCCTGCTTTTGAAGTCCTTCCATCTCTCAAAAAGTTGAAAAAACGAGTGCTTGCAGCCGGCCGTGGAGAGTATAATGCTGTTTTCATGTCAGGAAGGTAAAATGATTACCCTGCTAGCTTCCATATTCTCAGTTATATGAAATCAATCTATTGATGTCATAAAATATGCATATGTTTCTCATTGCGAAGTATGCACATGTATACATTTTCATACATATAcccttctttttaaattttagtaGCAGAATTTACAACTTTTGTGTCATATATGTTTATTATGCCAACCAAGTGGCATCCTTAATGAGAGATGGGGTGGCCAAAGCATCTGCATAATGATTATGACATCGAAGGACCTAGTTGACAAGAATCTAGCTTTTCTGGTATATAGGATCTGTTTCTCTTCTCCAACATTAAAAGCCTCTATTTCCTAATAACTCATGACAGTTGGAAACATGCTCGTATCTTGGCATCAATATGTCATATTCAGTTTCAATCCCTAGGAGAGAGCTTATTACTCTCTCACCATCTGTGCTTTCAAAATTCTGATTTCATCTTAAAGGGTTAAGAAATCAGTGTGGCAGTTGTGGTCGCAGAAAATAGATGCAATTTCATAGTCTTCAAAATAACAGTAGACTTCACAAGCTCAGAAGTTTACATTATGGGCTCATCGCTCTAAACCTTCTCCTTGGTTGTTGGTGTGCTTTTTGGAAAAATTTGATGTCGCTGTACGCATTAGATTAGCATAGCCATATATGTTTTAAGATCCAAGAATGTCACCCAACCTCAGTCCCTATATCTATGTATTAAGTTTTCTTTTTCATCCCTGCTGCAATCATTGATGTTGTATTGATATTTTATGCAGTGGAAGCACCATTGTTGGTGTTGGTTCACCAGAGCCTCCATCTTTTGTctatgatgatgatgattataAGGATGTATTTATATCAGGTACTGTACCATGCCTACCTTTTCACCAAGGTTTTAACCTATCCTACACCCTCCACAGATCACTCCTCAAAAATTACTAATTTTCCAGCACCACAGCCAAACAAACTTCTTGTGCGATGCACTGTTATCTTGGTCCTAATCTTTTTCATGTCTAAACTGATCTAAATACATGTCTGAaacttttggcatctctctatCATTTGCTGCAGAGGCTTGCTTTGTCACCCGTCGAGAGAACCAGTGGTATACCGCATCCAGTTCCTTAACATCTTCTAGCAGAGATGTATCGTCTGAAGTAGCATCATCTGTTGAGTAGTTCTTCTTCTGCACTTATTTTCCGTACCCACTTTGTTGATGTAATTTTCCAGGAATTTTGCAACCATATCTGCTCGAGATAGTTGCCGAGAAACTTGAGAAAGGGTTATGATAGGATCTCTTTGGGCTTCATTTCATACTCTGGTATCTTGAAATTTTGATACTTGCTCCATGTATATGATAATGGTTTGTCATCAAGGTGCAGCAGTCTTGGCTTCTAAGGTAGGCCACTGCAACAACAATGCAGCTCTGGTACTGAACTCTCCCTCACTGCTGGTGCTTCATCTCATACAGATTTGAGGTTTACTTTAGATATTCAATATTGGTTACAGTAAGTGTAAGGGGGAGAACATTGATCAGATGTATTCATGTTGTTTTGACAAGGGAATTATATATAAATTGAACATCACAATTCAAGTTTCATACTCTGCTGATGATCTCAAAATTTCTAAGAGCATCATCTGAGCCATTTCGATTTCCTGATGTGATGATACTTGAATGGTCTGAGATATTGGTTCGTCTCAGCTTACATGGTAAGTTGCAATATCTTTGAAAGAATTGTGATATCTGAGACATTGATCATCTTGGCATTGATTTTAGTATTTACTAATTTAAAATCCACAATAAGTTAATAAAAACACATAAATTTCAATAAGAATTTACAGAATTAGTACCAATATATCAGCACAAAAATAGCTATACTGGCATATGATTTGAGAATGGGTCATCTCCACCTACAGATGGCTCCGCTCCAGCCACTTGGTGAGACAGAACTGGTGAAACTCATGAGAGCATGCATCATGCTCAACTCCACCCGTCTTCTCCAGTCTCCAGTGAGTTAACCAAAGATCTTAATGCCACATTTGCTGCCTGCCCCAAAGAAAGCGTTGAGAGTCAGCATCTTCAAAGTCTTGATCAAAAAGTATCAAGACTTCATCCACCCTTTCAGCCTCTCCAAAGTCCGCATCAGAAGGAAGCATCGACTCTTGATCTAGCATCTCAGCCTCTTCAAAGGCTGACCACCAGTATGGATCCACCATGCAGATATTAATATTAGCGGCCATCATGAACCTGCTGTAGCCTTCGACAGTGCAATATTGGCAGCCTGAAAAGCGAAGGAAAGACACCTGGTCCGGATTGCTCGATTCACTGAAAAAGGAGATTATAAAAGAGTGACAAACAAGATGGATTACTGAGTTTTAAGATATGAAATTGTGTTTTAACTAGTTTTATCCTCAATTAGTTTGTTTTTATTGTTTTTCATCATTACATCCCACGTTTTGCTGTATTTTCTTTTAGTATTTATCATGATGACAAGCAAAAATATAATGGATTAGTGGGCGAGTATATAATATACTGTATCGAATGatcatttaatattatattttacttACAATGCATTACATTtcattatattataattaatataatatattataataataataatactattATTATAATTATGTTATGATAtagtattaaaataattatataggtATAATTATAATAGAACAATATTAGTGAAATTCCAGCTTCCAAATACAAGCAAGTCCAACACACTTGCAAGCACAAATGCAACATTTCTGGCTGTGGCTGCATTTAGAAATGCAGGCAACCGAACAACCTTTAAGTAATTCATATCTAGTTGCAGCGTTGACATACGGTGTAGGCCTCACCATGTAACTGGTTAATTTTAATGGCGGCAGCATAACTCTATCTACTATGTGTATGCCTTGAGAAAAACTGGATCATGCAAAAGATTATTCATTGTCAAAGTTGCCCAAATTTACAAGATGGacatttcttagagaaaaaattgTTTAGGTAAATTTGACTTTTCCGTTTTCTAACAGATTGAAATCAAGGCATATCATAATCCATTTTATCTTTCTTCCGATGAATTCCATATCTCAAGGATTTTTCTCATAACTTGCCTCTATCATAGACTTCAAAATATCAACCCTAAGGCCACCTAACAGTAATCTCAGGCCGTTAACCAATATGCGTCTTCTTACCAGTTGGAGCCTAAGTTCATTACCTGCCAAGGATAATTTTGGGTGCAAGGGCCAAGGACGCGGCATTCTCTAGAAGAAAAGCTTTTCCACAAGCATATGCAATGCATACGATTGATTCTATAGGAAGTAAGTAACTTATAGATGCCTGTAATAACAATGACCGATAAAAGTTTAATACTGATCATCTCATTATTCGAGAAATTATTAACATTTACACTCATTTTTCAATAATGTGCTCCTCTTATCACTTTCCAAAAGAAAGAAGTGAATGCTTCAAAGAAAGGATTGGAAATAGGTGGGAGCAAGTATCACTTTCCAAAGCACCACGCCAAGCCCCAAAATGTTTTATTGTGCCAAAATACTTTGCAGTGTGATACATTAACAATGCAAGATCAAccccaatcaagagagagaaaaaggaaaaacatCATGGGAAAGTAAAACCGGATGTCCCAATCCCCTATCAGGTAATGTAACATTGATCCACTGTATTCCTTGCCTTGCAAGTTAGACCAACCCCCTCTCTCAATCTAGCCTATAGTTGTCAACCAACGTTTTTTTCTCAATTTCGATTATATttatccccttttttttttttttttttttgtaagaatcCACTGTTTGATAGACCAATTTTCTTGGGGTCTGCCACACAACTCATGAACACCTTCTCCCTGTCTACAGTCGCCACATGCACGTTAAGCGTTCAATACCCGAACTACTCAAAAGTAATCTCCAAATTCAATAGAGACAACCCTGCCTGCATAAAATATTTCTCTTGGGGTCCACTAATTTCGTGATGCTGGAGCTTTGGTGTATCGCATGACCTTAGTCCTCACTGATGTGAACATCCATCCACTCATGACTTCTAGGTAGCAACATCACGCATCATGCACAAATTAGCAAACATGATTAATGCATTTAACAGCATACACATCACTTTCACCTTCACAACTAGTACCCAAAATTGTCGGTGCCGTGCCTTGGAATCTTTGCCAAAATTTATATCCTAAATGTAGCTCAAAGTCACGCAGAACAGGTAGACCACAGAAGGAAGAAACTActaaaatttttgcaccaaccagACATTAAGAATCCATCACATGAAACTTACAGCTTCTCATGAGTTGCCAACAAATATGGCAAAATGATGGACACAAACGTCTgtgaactttttaaaaaaaaatacaaaagcaATTTAGATTATGGACTGATAAATTCCTCTTTTATACCATCCGAAACTTATTTATTATGATACTGGAATGTCTAAGGTACTCCGGATCCATAGTGAAAAAACCTCAAGATGGATTACGTGGGTAAAAGAAGCTATTCTTTTTTCTGCAACagcaattttaaaacttttcagcaGGAAAACAGCACATAAACGGGTCATGAATTAACCATGAACATCCATGGTTGTATCTTAGCCTAATAAGTAACAAAAATGCAGACTATATGCCTTGTTGATGGATGAGGTTGTCAGAAGATTGGGGATAGGGTCTTCTGGGCAACCATTGAGAAAAAAAGTTGCAACAGCGCAGGTGATTGAAGATTGATAGAGCAGCATAGCAACCAAGCTTAGGTCCCTTATAATGCACATTATGTTGATTACATCATGGAAAGCATTCGTAGTTATGTACTATGATATTTATCCAGCTGCCACCTTAACCTACACATACTTGTGGCTCCTATTGCCACTAGGAACTAACATTCTAGAAAAGTAGTTAGTTTCACAGGTCTGACTGTTTGGTTTTACATGTCAACACAACTAATAATATGCACGTATGGTGTGCCTAAATGAACTATAACACTCCACTGCAAATTCAAATCAATATAAATCTCTCGCAATTTTCCCTCTTCATGCTAAATTTATCGATAGACTGCTTCCATAAGAAAATTTCCTCAGTGTTTCAtcattttggcatgagaaacaaTTGGCATATCATAAGCATTATCAGTCACCTCTGAGTTTTACTTTGCATATTTGAAGTTTAAAGATTCAAACTTATTATGATACATTAAGCATTTTCCacaaagtgttttttttttttttcacaattcATCCAGCAttcttttgtctttaagattACATTTTTAACCAAAAAAGATCAGCTTACTCAAACTAACCTTTCCATTATTTCACATACTTCTAAGTTGAGCACTTGGGCGCCACCTATCATTGTCGTTTCTCTACCCTCTCCCACATTGGACAACCAAATATATGCATGTC
Proteins encoded in this region:
- the LOC105052446 gene encoding 4-diphosphocytidyl-2-C-methyl-D-erythritol kinase, chloroplastic yields the protein MMASSQLLSHHLYPSHHNGFKPQKLSKSGPCYFHPKTAFKGSPNHRIKASGSTSGRKQVEIVYDPDERINKLADEVDKNAGLSRLSLFSPCKVNVFLRITGKREDGFHELASLFHVISLGDTIKFSLSPTKARDRLSTNVPGVPLDDRNLIIKALNLYRKKTGTDNFFWIHLDKKVPTGAGLGGGSSNAATALWAANQFSGCLASEKELQEWAGEIGSDVPFFFSNGAAFCTGRGEVVQDIPNPLPSDLPMVLIKPQEACSTAEVYRRLRLDQTSSVDPLILLREITQNGISQDVCINDLEPPAFEVLPSLKKLKKRVLAAGRGEYNAVFMSGSGSTIVGVGSPEPPSFVYDDDDYKDVFISEACFVTRRENQWYTASSSLTSSSRDVSSEVASSVE